The following proteins are encoded in a genomic region of Scylla paramamosain isolate STU-SP2022 chromosome 40, ASM3559412v1, whole genome shotgun sequence:
- the LOC135092537 gene encoding uncharacterized protein LOC135092537, which yields MMNPAVSRKAAQQRQRRTYRVRRDIFAEYDDAELLKRFRLDRAGIVAVTDIVRDKLQSKTERNRALTPEMVAITLRYLATGKMQQCSCDDFGTTQPTISRAISQTIDALADPEVICQFVAFPHTQREVQQKQAEFMQVTQFPGVVGVIDGTHIRIVSPHVDEHVYVNRKRYHSINVQVVFDAHYKILDIVARWPGSVNDARILDKSALKLMFEEQHVPAGCYTFPGTVAIPVSSGSSLLTFALKLLHKLIITVPVPYDAAEGTDATTTTATTATTRVIQMGNMLQVLPQDASAPQPHFPMIVQAGNVIQVVPADNTQVLGAEVVGVGRVMQVVGVPGFPPTPAPDPCPSHPSPCDPCPVIPHPLLPPCGAASGGDGRWRWATHTWVSCGLAYLPPQQQIPRINEDMVDPEIAAAARERERSKRGGRGRRGGGERGRPGGRHVRERGRGRG from the exons ATGATGAACCCAGCCGTTAGCAGGAAGGCGGCACAACAACGTCAGCGGCGCACCTACAGAGTGAGAAGAGATATTTTCGCTGAGTACGACGATGCTGAGTTACTGAAAAGATTCAGATTGGACCGTGCTGGTATTGTTGCAGTGACTGATATAGTGAGAGACAAGCTGCaaagtaaaactgaaagaaatagagcCTTGACCCCTGAGATGGTGGCCATCACATTACGATATTTAGCCACAGGAAAAATGCAACAGTGCAGTTGTGATGATTTTGGAACAACGCAGCCCACTATCAGCCGTGCAATATCACAGACAATTGATGCACTGGCTGACCCAGAAGTAATCTGCCAGTTCGTGGCTTTCCCTCACACCCAGCGTGAAGTGCAGCAAAAACAGGCAGAGTTCATGCAAGTAACTCAGTTTCCCGGTGTTGTGGGAGTGATTGATGGTACTCATATAAGAATTGTGTCTCCTCATGTCGATGAACATGTATATGTGAACAGGAAACGCTATCACAGCATAAATGTGCAAGTAGTATTTGATGCTCACTATAAGATTCTTGACATTGTGGCAAGGTGGCCTGGCTCAGTCAACGATGCAAGAATACTAGATAAGTCAGCACTCAAACTGATGTTTGAGGAACAACATGTACCTGCAGGATGCTATACCTTCCCGGGGACAGTGGCTATCCCTGTAAGCAGTGGCTCCTCACTCCTTACCTTCGCCCTCAAACTGTTGCACAAGCTAATTATAACAG TTCCAGTACCTTACGATGCAGCCGAGGGgactgacgccaccaccaccactgccaccaccgccacaacaagggttattcaaatggggaacatgcttcaggtgttgccccaagatgcctcagccccgcagccccacttccccatgatagtgcaggcagggaatgtcatacag gttGTTCCAGCTGACAACACGCAGGTATTAGGGGCAGAAGTCGTTGGAGTTGGTCGGGTCATGCAAGTGGTCGGAGTCCCAGGCTTTCCCCCGACCCCAGCCCCAGACCCCTGCCCCAGCCACCCCTCTCCCTGTGACCCCTGCCCAgtcatccctcaccccctcctgcccccctgcggtgctgccagcgggggtgatgggaggtggaggtgggccacacacacctgggttagctgtggcttggcttatctccctcctcagcag CAAATCCCGAGGATCAACGAGGACATGGTGGACCCAGAGATTGCagcagcagcgagagagagagagagaagcaagagaggagggagaggaaggagaggaggaggagagagagggaggccaggagggaggcacgtcagagagagagggagaggaagaggttga